The following proteins are co-located in the Castanea sativa cultivar Marrone di Chiusa Pesio chromosome 8, ASM4071231v1 genome:
- the LOC142608079 gene encoding peroxidase N-like, with amino-acid sequence MKKSDSVYGYALILAFFMLFLAARSQLITDFYKTSCPNLMAIVRKEVQNAIKIEMRMAASLLRLHFHDCFVNGCDASILLDVSDGEKFAGPNLNSVRGFEVVDNIKTSVESACPGVVSCADIVAIAARDSVFLSGGPTWKVLLGRRDALVANQSGANTGLPSPFDNLGNITLKFANVGLDLKDVVSLSGGHTIGLSRCLLFSNRLYNFTGTGTPDSTLDTNMLSDLQKICPVNGDANKTTFLDRNSNDLFDNHYFQNLLNGKGLLSSDQILFSSDEAKTTTQSLVQSYSTNSDLFFADFANSMIKMGNISPLTGSSGQIRKNCRVVNS; translated from the exons ATGAAGAAGTCTGATAGCGTCTATGGTTATGCTTTGATTCTGGCTTTCTTTATGTTATTCCTTGCAGCAAGGTCTCAACTGATTACAGATTTTTATAAGACCTCATGTCCAAATCTTATGGCTATTGTGAGGAAAGAGGTTCAAAATGCTATCAAGATTGAAATGCGAATGGCTGCCTCTTTGCTTcggcttcacttccatgatTGCTTTGTGAAT GGTTGTGATGCATCAATACTATTGGATGTAAGCGATGGTGAGAAGTTTGCCGGTCCCAACTTAAATTCAGTTAGAGGATTCGAAGTCGTGGATAATATCAAAACCTCTGTGGAGAGTGCATGTCCTGGTGTGGTATCATGTGCTGATATAGTAGCCATAGCTGCCCGAGATTCAGTGTTCTTA AGTGGAGGACCTACATGGAAGGTTCTGTTGGGCAGAAGAGATGCGCTAGTGGCAAATCAATCGGGAGCAAATACTGGGCTTCCTTCTCCATTTGACAACCTGGGTAATATCACTCTTAAGTTTGCAAATGTAGGCCTCGATCTCAAAGATGTGGTGTCCTTATCAG GAGGTCATACAATTGGACTATCTAGGTGTCTTCTCTTCAGCAATAGGTTGTACAACTTCACCGGAACAGGCACTCCAGACAGTACTTTGGATACAAATATGTTGTCCGATTTGCAGAAGATATGCCCAGTGAATGGTGATGCAAACAAGACAACATTCCTGGATCGAAACTCAAATGATTTATTTGACAACCACTACTTTCAGAACTTGCTCAATGGAAAGGGCCTTCTTAGTTCTGACCAAATTTTATTCTCTAGTGATGAGGCCAAAACGACAACCCAAAGTTTGGTCCAAAGTTACAGCACTAATTCTGATCTTTTCTTTGCGGACTTTGCTAATTCCATGATCAAGATGGGGAATATTAGTCCACTTACTGGGTCCAGTGGACAGATCAGAAAGAACTGTAGGGTTGTGAACTCATAA